The Eleutherodactylus coqui strain aEleCoq1 chromosome 6, aEleCoq1.hap1, whole genome shotgun sequence genome window below encodes:
- the GMFB gene encoding glia maturation factor beta, whose translation MSESLVVCEVDEQLVEKLRKFRFRKETTNAAIIMKIDKDRRLVVLEEEHEGISPDELKDELPERQPRFVVYSYKYQHEDGRVSYPLCFIFSSPVGCKPEQQMMYAGSKNKLVQKAELTKVFEIRNTEDLTEEWLTEKLGFFH comes from the exons AGTGAGTCCCTGGTTGTGTGTGAAGTGGATGAGCAACTTGTGGAGAAGCTGAGGAAATTCCGTTTCCGCAAGGAGACCACCAATGCTGCAATTATCA TGAAAATTGACAAAGACAGACGACTGGTTGTCCTAGAAGAGGAACATGAG GGTATTTCTCCAGATGAACTCAAGGATGAACTTCCAGAGAGGCAACCCAGAT TCGTTGTGTACAGCTATAAGTACCAGCATGAAGATGGGAGAGTGTCTTATcctttgtgttttattttctccAGCCCTGTTG ggTGTAAACCAGAACAGCAGATGATGTATGCTGGGAGCAAAAATAAACTCGTCCAGAAAGCTGAACTCACAAAG gtgtTTGAGATCAGAAACACTGAGGACCTCACTGAAGAATGGCTGACTGAGAAGCTGGGTTTTTTCCACTAA